A genome region from Panicum virgatum strain AP13 chromosome 4K, P.virgatum_v5, whole genome shotgun sequence includes the following:
- the LOC120703892 gene encoding uncharacterized protein LOC120703892, which yields MDKPKASTPAAAASALVGRRDHSAESGQEGALVQERMAAMKILPSGHGAAAGGGGSSLSPPPAAPSPLTLSLQSNSTAGTLLVDDEEPDSPTSPGSCSIPPDGYPPLVRTFSFGEYGPPPHPVNRELAACYNNAKSSSTASPCMDASFQPIQEGDEPPISGDLGYGMYSSDYSVEPRFAVRQATEFAEIALQCHNDDPSNEVKYELVKATVSSYMFEGSGNYGHVNFTARAKQDGCSEEQLFFAELNLRGLKTLTCFRSLEGKEDRVGGRMRMDTEAKGVHLEHCYACDNELKHPRDGASYQAGHRTGRLQR from the exons ATGGACAAGCCAAAGGCATCGaccccggctgctgctgcttccgcaCTTGTTGGCCGGAGAGACCACAGCGCCGAGTCGGGGCAGGAGGGTGCCCTCGTGCAAGAGAGGATGGCGGCTATGAAGATTCTGCCATCAGGccatggtgccgccgccggcggcggcggctcatcGCTCtcgccaccacctgctgctccATCTCCTCTCACTCTTTCTCT GCAGAGCAACAGTACTGCTGGTACGCTACTGGTGGATGATGAGGAGCCTGATTCGCCAACATCTCCCGGGTCATGCAGTATTCCACCCGATGGTTACCCTCCACTCGTTAG aacCTTTTCTTTCGGCGAATATGGGCCACCGCCACATCCTGTGAATCGAGAGCTGGCTGCATGCTACAACAATGCTAAGAGCAGCTCCACAGCAAGTCCGTGTATGGATGCATCATTCCAACCAATTCAAGAAGGCGACGAGCCTCCTATTTCCGGTGACTTGGGTTACGGTATGTACTCATCTGACTACAGCGTAGAGCCTCGGTTCGCCGTTCGTCAGGCAACTGAGTTTGCAGAGATCGCGCTGCAGTGTCATAACGATGATCCAAGCAACGAg GTGAAGTATGAACTTGTAAAGGCCACAGTGAGCAGTTACATGTTTGAAGGTAGTGGTAATTACGGCCATGTCAACTTCACCGCCAGGGCAAAGCAAGATGGTTGTTCAGAGGAGCAGCTGTTCTTTGCAGAGCTGAATCTGCGAGGCTTGAAAACTTTGACGTGCTTTCGTTCCTTAGAAGGGAAGGAAGATCGAGTTG GTGGGCGTATGAGGATGGACACGGAAGCCAAAGGTGTACACCTGGAGCACTGTTACGCGTGTGATAATGAACTGAAGCACCCACGGGATGGAGCGTCGTATCAAGCCGGCCATAGGACTGGGCGACTTCAACGCTAG